GCCGAAGGCCGCTGCACCCTGGGGGGTGAGGAACCCTGTCACTGCAATGGTGCTACCAAAGAGGAAGAACCAGAAGGCCAGAGCGTTCAAACGCGGGAATGCCACGTCAGGTGCACCAATTTGCAAGGGCATGATGACGTTGGCAAAGCCGGCGAACAGAGGCGTAGCAAACATCAACAGCATGATGGTGCCGTGCATGGTGAACAACTGGTTGTACTGATCTTTGGTTTGCAGGATCTGCATCCCAGGCTCGAAGAGCTCTGCACGGATGATCAGCGCCATGACGCCACCAAGGCAGAAGAAAATAAATGATGCAATCAGGTACATGTACCCAATCGTTTTGTGGTCGGTTGACGTGATCCAGTTGACGACAATGCGTCCCTTGGATACGGGAACAACTCTAGGTGCAGCCGAAGTCACTTCAGCTGCCGAGTACTCGAGCGTAGACACTTTCCTCTCCCCCCTACTTCTGATTCGCAGTGTTGGCGGCATTGGGATTACGGTCATACTTCTCGGTCAGTTCGCCTGTCTGGCCCTTTGACTTCAGTTCGTTCAGATGCGCATCAAATTCAGCCTGCGTGACCACCTTGACGTTGAACAGCATTTCCGAGTGGTATTCCCCGCACAGCTCGGCACATTTGCCGTCATACGTACCCAGCGCCGTGGGCGTAAGGGTCATGTAGTTTGTCTTGCCCGGGAGTATATCCTTCTTGTTCAAGAATGCTGGAACCCAGAAGGAGTGAATAACGTCGCGGGCGTTCAGCTGAAGTTCAACGGAACGGTTCACCGGTAAATACAGCGTGGGCAATGTCGACTTATCGAACGGCTTCCCGTCAAGTTCAGCCTGCACTCCGACGGAGTAAACAGAGTCCTTGACGTCGTTGCCGGCTAAGTAGTTGAAGTCCCACGACCACTGCTTGGCGCGAACATCGATGGTGACATCCGGGTTGTCGTCACGGGCGTCAATTGACTGCGACTCCACATCCGTGAAGTGGAAGAAAACCAGCACCATGAACAGCGGCACCAACACATAAAAGACCTCCAGCGGGAGGTTGTAACTGGTCTGACGCGGGAAACCAGTGGCACCCTTGCGACGACGGTAGGCAATGATGCACCAGATGATCAGTCCCCATGTAATGAGACCAATGATCAAGACTGTGATCCAGGTGTTTACCCATAGATCAATGATCCCAGCTGTGTGATTGGTGGTATCACGCTCGGATGGCATCCAGCCGTTCTTATTCTCTGCCGTACATCCTGACAAAGCTAACGCTCCGGCAATTGCCACCCCTGATAGGGAGATGACTTTTGCGCGTCGGCTGCCGGTTCGGTCCTGCGAACTCACAGACGGCCCTTCCTCTTCTTACTGTGCTCGGCAGCGATTTAATGCAGCCCGAGCTAAATGGGTTTTACTACTCGATGTAGAGCTTACCGC
This genomic window from Arthrobacter sp. TMP15 contains:
- the coxB gene encoding cytochrome c oxidase subunit II, with amino-acid sequence MSSQDRTGSRRAKVISLSGVAIAGALALSGCTAENKNGWMPSERDTTNHTAGIIDLWVNTWITVLIIGLITWGLIIWCIIAYRRRKGATGFPRQTSYNLPLEVFYVLVPLFMVLVFFHFTDVESQSIDARDDNPDVTIDVRAKQWSWDFNYLAGNDVKDSVYSVGVQAELDGKPFDKSTLPTLYLPVNRSVELQLNARDVIHSFWVPAFLNKKDILPGKTNYMTLTPTALGTYDGKCAELCGEYHSEMLFNVKVVTQAEFDAHLNELKSKGQTGELTEKYDRNPNAANTANQK